The DNA region ATGAAAGCTTGATTCGGCGTCACTAGCTCTATAATATTCGCCGCCGCGAGTTGGCTGGGCAGTCGCTGTGTGGAGATTATCAGCATTAGCTGATGTATCCATGTGGAGGAAAGTCCGGGCTCCGAAGGGTAGGGCGCCAGATAACGTCTGGGGGGCGAAAGCCTACGGAAAGTGCAGCAGAGAGCAGACCGCCAAAGTCTTCAGCTGAAGACCGGTAAGGGTGAAAGGGTGCGGTAAGAGCGCACCGCATGGCTGGTAACAGTTCATGGCATGGTAAACCCCGCCTGGAGCAAGACCAAATAGGGACCCTACAGGTGTGTACCCGCACTGGGTCCGGGTAGGTTGCTTGAGGTGTCTGGTGACAGGCATCCCAGATGAATGATTGCCCAGGCTGGTCAGGATTTATTCTGACTGGCTGGACAGAACCCGGCTTACAGGCCAACTCGCTATTTTTCTCTTTTTTGATGACTTTCTCTTGTGAAGAGTTATTTTCATCAGTCTCTCTGAACAGCAAAACAATGCTTTCAATTCATGGCTGCCTGTTTTTGAACAAAGGCTGTGGAGCAGAAGCTGTGGAGCAAGTTGTGGAAAAAACATTATCCACAACAACTTTTCCACATCCTTTTATCACACCTTTTTATATTATCCACTTCATCCATTGTCTGACGGAGTCAGGCTAGCTTCTTCATTTTCAAAGATTTTTTACAGCTGTTCATCCTGTAATGTTATTCACAGATTGACAATTTCCTGACATTGTCGGTAGTTGCCCTGCTTGACGTGGGTTTTTCAGATTTCTATAGTGTCCTTGAGTGGCGTATTGTGGATAAAAGTGGGTTTAATTGGTTTATACTCGGGTATGGTGGTGTTTTTACCCAATGATACACAGCTGCCATGAAACGATATTTTTTCTATGAAAGCGGTATTTTCGGCTCGCAGCTGTTTATAAGCCCAAGGCTGTTTGTAGAAAAAATCCCGGAATTAAGGAGAGAGATTTGTTTCGCGGTGTTAACGCTATCAATCTCGATGCCAAGGGACGACTGGCAATTCCTACCCGTTATCGGCAGGGGTTGAAGGATCGTTGTGCCGGCTGTCTGGTAGCGACGATTGATACCGACGAGCCATGCCTCCTTATTTATCCGGTTGATGAATGGGATGCTATCCAGAAAAAAATTGAAGCATTGCCCAGCTTTCATCCCATGACCCGCCGTATACAAAGACTTCTTATCGGTCATGCCACTGATCTGGATATGGATGGCAATGGCCGGGTTTTAGTCCCTCCACTGCTAAGGGATTATGCCGGGTTGGGTAAAAAGTGCATTTTGCTTGGGCAGGGTAAAAAGTTTGAACTCTGGGATGAAGACTGCTGGAACCAGCGTCGCGATGACTACCTGCGGGAAGCCAGCGACGCCGAAGAGGTTCCGGTTGAACTACAGTCTTTATCCCTCTGATTGATTTAACTCTGACTTAAAGAGTCATCGTAGTAAGTGATGAGTAATACAGATAAGCACATTACCGTGCTGTTGGATGAAGCCGTAGAGGCTGTGTTAACTGACCCCCGGGGTGTCTATGTGGATGGCACCTTTGGCAGGGGAGGTCACAGCAGGGCTATCCTTGACGGGCTGGCTGATGAAGGTCGCCTGTATGGTATTGACAAAGATCCAAGGGCGATTGCTGTCGGGACTGAACTGGCTGAGCGGGATAAACGTTTTTCCATACATCACGGCTCTTTTATTGAACTGGATGAGATGCTGGACGGTACTCAGGTAGACGGGGTGCTGCTGGATCTGGGGGTGTCGTCTCCGCAGCTCGACTCACCTGAACGTGGGTTTAGCTTCATGCAGGACGGTCCGCTGGATATGCGCATGAACACCACTGAGGGTGAAAGCGCCGCTGACTGGATTAACCGGGCAGAGGAACAGGAAATCAGTAAGGTGATCTGGGAATACGGTGAAGATCGTTTTTCCAGGCGAATGGCACGCGCCATCGTGGCGGCAAGGGCCGAAGAGCCGATCACGACTACGCGGCGCCTTGCTGAAATTATTGCAGCGGCCTGTCCGACCCGTGAAAAGGGCAAGCATCCGGCAACCAGGGCATTTCAGGCAATCCGTATTCACATTAACCGTGAGCTGGATGATCTGGTGGAGTGTCTGGATAAAGCACTTGAAGTACTGAAACCGGGTGGTCGGCTGGTGGTCATCAGCTTCCACTCACTGGAAGACCGCATTGCCAAGCGTTTTATTCGCAAGCATGCAAAAGGTGATGAGCTGCCAAGCTGGTTGCCAGTGCGGGAAGACCAGCTGAACAAGAGAATGAAGCCTCTGGGTAAGGCGATCAAGCCGGGTAAAACAGAGGTAGACGCTAACCCACGAGCGCGTAGCGCCGTGATGAGGGTGGCCGAGAAACTGGTTTGATCCTATGGATAAAGAGCCGTTATTAGCGTTGTTTAATCGTGCCAATGTTCTGGCAGGAGCTTTGCTTCTGCTGGTGCTGGTGTCGGGTGTGGCTGTCAGTTATGTCGGCCATGAAAACAGACGGCTCCACAATGTTCTCCAACAGGAACAGGAGAACCTGAATACTGCCCAGGTGAAGTGGGGGAAGCTGCTGCTTGAGCATGGCATGCTGACCTCGCCGGGGCGTATTGAATCATTAGCCAGGGGAGAATTGGGAATGAATGTTCCGGATTCCGGGCGTATCGAAGTGGTGGCTCCATGAAAGCCAGCGCTCGCAACAGTGATAAAAATAACAGGAAAAATGCCAGGGCCGGTAAAAGTCT from Endozoicomonas sp. NE40 includes:
- the mraZ gene encoding division/cell wall cluster transcriptional repressor MraZ, which gives rise to MFRGVNAINLDAKGRLAIPTRYRQGLKDRCAGCLVATIDTDEPCLLIYPVDEWDAIQKKIEALPSFHPMTRRIQRLLIGHATDLDMDGNGRVLVPPLLRDYAGLGKKCILLGQGKKFELWDEDCWNQRRDDYLREASDAEEVPVELQSLSL
- the rsmH gene encoding 16S rRNA (cytosine(1402)-N(4))-methyltransferase RsmH; this encodes MSNTDKHITVLLDEAVEAVLTDPRGVYVDGTFGRGGHSRAILDGLADEGRLYGIDKDPRAIAVGTELAERDKRFSIHHGSFIELDEMLDGTQVDGVLLDLGVSSPQLDSPERGFSFMQDGPLDMRMNTTEGESAADWINRAEEQEISKVIWEYGEDRFSRRMARAIVAARAEEPITTTRRLAEIIAAACPTREKGKHPATRAFQAIRIHINRELDDLVECLDKALEVLKPGGRLVVISFHSLEDRIAKRFIRKHAKGDELPSWLPVREDQLNKRMKPLGKAIKPGKTEVDANPRARSAVMRVAEKLV
- the ftsL gene encoding cell division protein FtsL, whose amino-acid sequence is MDKEPLLALFNRANVLAGALLLLVLVSGVAVSYVGHENRRLHNVLQQEQENLNTAQVKWGKLLLEHGMLTSPGRIESLARGELGMNVPDSGRIEVVAP